The stretch of DNA TGGCTAGAAAGTGAGGTTCTAATGTTTATCTACAAATTGGCGCATTCAGCTTTTACTTCAGTTTTCCAGCACCTGATGATCCCGGGTGAGCTCACAGGCTACTAAGGGCAAAGACCAACCATCTCGAGTGGCACCTTTTAGCCGTTCCAGTGCCATTTACCCCATGGCCACACCCAGAAAGTTCAGGAAGAGACGTACATGGAAGCGTTTATTTTCCCACAGGACACTGTTCCCGGGCTCCCTCTCAGCAGAGGCACAGTTCTCAGAACGGCTCCATCCACAAGCTCCCGCGGCCGGTGCCTGGGCTCCGCTCACACAAAGTTCTGAGCGATGGCCAGGACCTTGGAAAACTCGCCTTCCCTCCGGCGGAGGCTGGTGGGGATGGGTGTCTTGATTCGGGTCCCCACCGGGTTCCCATTGTCCTCAATGAGGACCACGTTGTTGGAGTCAAACCTGGGGGTCATTGCGGGGCCAGGCATGCGATGCCCCACGATGAGcgccttcttcttctgccccttGATGGCCAGCAGGATCCGGTCGCCCACCTTGCCCACCCCGTTCTTGTTATAGACGTGGATGCAGCGAGGAGGGCGATGGTAAGGGGTGTTCCCCAGGGCGCTGTTGTCCACCACACGCACCCGCGTCATCTTCTGAATTGCGCCAAGGCTGCCAGTGGTGCtggtggaagaggaagaaagtctGAGGCCTGCAGCTCTGCCAGTCAGGGCGCAACGGCCTCTGCCAGGCCCAGCTTGGCAGCACGCAGATCAGCAGAGCCCTGACACCAGAGGTGTCCTCACCGTAAGAAGTTCCTTACAGCTTCTGCTGCCGGGTCAGGACCTTGATCTGGATGGGTTCTAAAGGGGACCCAATATTCTGTTACGGTGAACGGCATGGCAGCCCTAATTTAAAGCCTCTGGTTTCCAACAGGCCTCGGAGGATTAAGGGAATACCTTACAGGCCAGGCCTTGCCCCTGCCTAGCCTGCAAAACCTGCTCCCCCAGAAAACAGACTCCCAGATGTCCCATCTGCTTGGTGCTGGAACCATTAGATCCGAGTGGGTATGTCTGCCTAGGGAGTCCCTTGACACAGCACAGCAGAAATTGAAAATAAGCTAACACTCTTTTAATTTCCCCCCACTAGAAAGAGTACTATTAAAGGCAAATGAGCTACTATTAAGCCACCTGATGACAGTGGGAATTCTAGTTTCCTCTGTCACTAGGACCCTAGTGCTGGTTCTCTGGGGCGACCCGGGGTCCTCTCTCGTTCTACATGCCTGCCCTGGGCGATGTCATCTATTCCTGTTATTTCTGACTAGTAAACTCCATCTCCAGCCCCATGCCTCGCCTATCTTCCAGTCCTGTAGTTCTACTCCAAGCTCCTCATGtgtcctactgctgctgctgctgctaagtcacttcagtcgtgtccgactctgtgcaaccccagagcccaccaggctctcctgtccctgggattctccaggcaagaacactggagtgggttgccatttccttctccaatgcatgaaagtgagaagtgaaagtgaagtcactcagtcgtgtccaactcttcgcgaccccaaggactgcagcctaccaggctcctccgtccatgggattttccaggcaagagtactggagtggggtgccattgccttctccgcatgtGTCCTACAGAGGCTGCAAATTCAGTCGGTCCCACAGGGACCTCATCGCCTCCCCTGCAAGCCTCCTCCGGCTGATGGGCTTTCTGCCTAAACAGTGGCTTCTCCAAAAACTCTAGCTCACGAACCATAAACCTCTCCATCCAACCTCTACTGGCGCCACCTTCTGAACACCTCtgaccctcccctccaccccatcaACAAATTCCTTCATCCAGCAGCTCACACTCTTACACCAAACCATTATGTTTGTGTCCTAACCGGCTCCCTGCGCACCTCACTCTGCCAACCAAGACCTCTTTTTAGAATATAAAACAGAGGCTACTCCCTTGCTCGGGACTGTTCAGTGGTCCCCCTTGTCTACACTGTCAACAACCTGGTCCTAACGTACCTGTCTTCCCAGATCCTCCACCTTCTGCCACTCACACATCTACTCTGAGCCCTGGGGCCGGGAACCCCTGGAGCTGTCCAAGCCTGCCCAGCCTCACGGCCCTCTCTGGGGGCCGGGACAGGGCCTGCCCCCACTTCCCTTCCAGGAAGGTGGCCTCTGTCcgcctcttccccctccccccgctTCCTCCTCTATTAGCAGCCCCTGTCTTGAGCCTTCCAAAGAACTGTACAAGCCTCTATTATTATACTGGTCACATTTTTCTTAGAGTTATTTGTTTCCAACTTTGCTCCCATGGCCAACTGTGAGAACTCTGCCAGGGCAGGAAGCAAGTCTTATTCATCTCTCTATGACCAAACCCAGGCACAGGGTTCAGTAAACGCTTGCAGAATGAGTGCACGAACAGGGCCAAAAGGCATGTTTGCCAACAAGAATGCAACCTGCACTCAGTCCTGGCTTAGCATCTAAACGGGAAGGGGGAGGCTGCCACACTTTCATCATGCTTGAGTGGTAATAAGCCTGTGaggtaaaaatacatatatttttaaaagagaagggtTTTGCCCTCTACTTCCATTCACTTGTATGTATGTTTTAAACTGAagtacaatgtgttaatttcacaTGCACAGAAAGTTATTcattacacacataaatatatagatatttattCTTAAAAGAGAAGGTTTTAATGCACTGAGGGAACAATAGGGTCAAGAGACAGCAGATTCACTGGAAGAGTCTGGTAGGCAAGGAGGTTTCATCTTCCTCCAGGTCCATTCCCAGTCCTGTCCCCAACAGCACCATCGCCCCGTTACCTACTCCCCCAGCTGGGCTGCCCAAACCCCAGCTCCATCTAGTCCTCTAGTCTCCCCAGACCCCAAGCCCACCTCCCTGAGGGTCCACTGCCACTCTAGTCACCACAATACCCAGTCCTGATGGGGGCTTACTCAAAGACACAGCCTGAAGAACTCATTAGGAAAAGTTACCTGAAACAGCGCTGGCTGAAGGCTCTGCTCATGTGGACGCAGGGGCCCCAGAGCCCACTAGAGAAAGCCATGGGATCCCAAGATGGCAACTCCTGCAGGGAGAGAGAGGCAAGGATTTATTTCTAAGTCAGTGTCCTTATTCAGAGCCAGTAGTTTGGtgtatttggtttttgttttttttttttaaagactattggGGACTTGTGTGGGAGATGGCACTTTGAGCACAAGATCATTAGTCACTAAATATAAATCTTAGTGGTTAAAAGATAGGCAGATGATTAGATGAACTCCAGCGACAGTTCTGCTGATTCATATTCTAACTGGGGTCAGAGCGCTGGAATGGCCCGCAGCAGTTCTCGCTGTGGGTAACACAAGAGCGCAGTGAGTGCCTTCACCATTACCTCACTTCCacaggcaggaggaaaaaaggaatccCGTGGGACACAGCCAGGCAGGGACCACTTCCCACATCCTCCATAGACGACACTGGTCCCTTGTTGACGCTCAAGTGCCTCCTGAAATCAGAACTTCCACTCCTAGGAGGAGAGCAGATTACCTGGAGGAACCACCCAGGTTGTCCGCCACCACATCACCTTTCCCTCAAATGTAAAAGCCAGACACCTGGACAGCTCAGGGTTGGCAAAGCAGTGCAAAGGACGCCCTTGTCAAGTCAGTGACCTCGGTCTCTATTTGGATCAGTCTCCCAAACGACAGCATGACACAGGGAAACTACCTACCCCACTGGCAGCTCAAAGTGGGGTTTGGGAGAACAAGGTGGAGATAAAAGAGTAAACACCAGTCCAACACTGGTGACTCCAGCTTGCAGAACCTCAACCCCGCGGCTCCCGAGCACCAAAAACTATGGACCATCCCCAGGTTTCCACAATACCTGGGTGTCAGCGAAGGGAATGTtcaagaaaaacctacaaccaactGGTAATTCCAGCTGCAAAATGTGCCTGTTTTCCACCCAAATGTTTGGCCACAGAGGGCCTCATTCAAGAGCTCTGCTGAGAAAGCCTCTACCACTGTAGTATTTACACATAGCTCTGCCTTGCCTAAGTTCAAAGCAC from Muntiacus reevesi chromosome 20, mMunRee1.1, whole genome shotgun sequence encodes:
- the MRPL14 gene encoding large ribosomal subunit protein uL14m translates to MAFSSGLWGPCVHMSRAFSQRCFSTTGSLGAIQKMTRVRVVDNSALGNTPYHRPPRCIHVYNKNGVGKVGDRILLAIKGQKKKALIVGHRMPGPAMTPRFDSNNVVLIEDNGNPVGTRIKTPIPTSLRRREGEFSKVLAIAQNFV